A single Pygocentrus nattereri isolate fPygNat1 chromosome 28, fPygNat1.pri, whole genome shotgun sequence DNA region contains:
- the cebpb gene encoding CCAAT/enhancer-binding protein beta, with translation MEVAGIYERDCFTLHPGNTYEDAYRHLADGSMTKLGISEHEKAIDISIYVDAPFLQHYQQHQPPLSHELLFPDYATEDAKATAAAAAEREGRAEREHERAAHRLDYAELNETRLDAVLGADFLGRCWRGGDEGRMDGGAYLRAAAAYQAAGSAVGGSLGDVSAASSSCSSPPGTPGPSPQTSASKGGKAAPGPSGKGKKRLDKDSDEYRLRRERNNLAVRKSRDKAKKRNMETQHKVLELAAENDRLQKRVEQLSRELATLRNLLSATGQC, from the coding sequence ATGGAAGTGGCCGGCATCTACGAACGGGACTGCTTTACTTTGCACCCGGGCAACACGTACGAAGACGCGTACCGGCACCTGGCCGACGGCTCCATGACGAAGCTGGGCATCTCGGAGCACGAGAAGGCGATCGACATCAGCATCTACGTGGACGCCCCATTCCTCCAGCACTACCAGCAGCACCAGCCGCCCCTGAGCCACGAGCTCCTCTTCCCGGACTACGCGACCGAGGACGCCAAGGCGACGGCAGCCGCGGCGGCGGAGCGCGAGGGCCGCGCTGAGCGCGAGCACGAGCGCGCCGCGCACCGGCTCGACTACGCCGAGCTGAACGAGACGCGGCTGGACGCCGTGCTGGGCGCGGACTTCCTGGGCCGCTGCTGGCGGGGCGGCGACGAGGGGCGCATGGACGGCGGCGCGTACCTGCGCGCGGCGGCGGCTTACCAGGCAGCAGGCAGTGCAGTCGGCGGTAGCCTAGGCGACGTGTCCGCCGCGTCGTCCTCATGCTCGAGCCCGCCGGGTACTCCGGGTCCCTCGCCTCAGACGAGCGCCTCCAAAGGCGGCAAGGCGGCTCCCGGTCCCTCCGGCAAGGGCAAGAAGCGGCTGGACAAGGACAGCGACGAGTACCGGCTGCGGCGCGAGCGCAACAACCTGGCCGTGCGCAAGAGCCGCGACAAGGCTAAGAAGCGCAACATGGAGACGCAGCACAAGGTGCTCGAGCTCGCCGCCGAAAACGACCGGCTGCAGAAGCGCGTGGAACAGCTGTCGCGCGAGCTCGCCACGCTGCGCAACCTACTGTCCGCCACCGGACAGTGCTGA